A window of the Isosphaera pallida ATCC 43644 genome harbors these coding sequences:
- a CDS encoding oligosaccharide flippase family protein, with translation MGEVAEADAELVSSSASLAATNRDGSQTSPTWKGQPGAGVAAALPSVLGRLASGTFWVALRIPINAAIGFLTIPLIVGAIGEELNGAYQFAWGFGFFQVLLEFGMSSALSRRISEAWTQRDHEAVDRTVVCGLLFYAVMTLVQCLALLAVLHLALPLTDYQGEARELIVKLLWLQIVTAPCYGLGMILASLLQAARRYEVLPLLDLIISVLRFGIMVVALRAGVPFFTIMVMVISLQIVLYFGPGFWVLFQNVGYRPTLRRPRREDVSSLVKFSAYVFILNLSMILADKVDTTVLGFALADPGPPTTVYQAVSKPFLSLRQMAWMLTGLLVPAVASLAAARDDHGLDRVKYDATRALLGVLLPPVLLAGLLAGPFLVVWMGESYRQHAGLMQLFLIAAAPLAISGLVQTAIGMGEIKFIAWTALIGAVINLPLSFVLTWVWNDVSGVIWGTVLTTLFSNLIAPGWYLWRRLEIDAGEFARRALSAPLAGVAALLVATLVLPCWVPLEPDQVGWAERVARLLLHIGVGLIAYAAGHLLTPWGRSDLRLLRDRLSARSASKQLAPADSHGSQPAATLASPSNVD, from the coding sequence GTGGGCGAAGTCGCGGAGGCTGACGCCGAACTCGTCTCATCGTCCGCGTCGTTGGCGGCGACCAACCGGGATGGGTCCCAGACCTCGCCAACCTGGAAGGGCCAGCCGGGCGCAGGGGTCGCTGCCGCGTTGCCTTCGGTGCTGGGACGCCTGGCCAGCGGCACCTTCTGGGTAGCGCTGCGTATTCCCATCAACGCCGCGATTGGGTTCCTGACAATCCCCTTGATCGTAGGAGCCATTGGCGAGGAACTCAATGGGGCCTATCAGTTCGCCTGGGGCTTTGGCTTCTTCCAGGTTTTGCTCGAGTTCGGCATGTCCTCGGCCCTATCGCGGCGGATCTCCGAAGCCTGGACCCAGCGCGACCACGAGGCGGTCGATCGCACCGTGGTCTGCGGGCTTTTGTTCTACGCCGTCATGACGCTGGTGCAATGCCTGGCTCTGCTGGCGGTGCTTCATCTGGCGTTGCCCCTGACCGACTATCAGGGGGAAGCCCGCGAGCTCATCGTCAAGCTGCTCTGGCTCCAGATCGTCACCGCGCCCTGTTACGGCCTGGGCATGATCTTGGCCAGTCTGCTCCAGGCCGCGCGACGCTACGAGGTCCTGCCGTTGCTGGACCTGATCATCAGCGTGCTAAGGTTCGGCATCATGGTCGTGGCGCTGCGGGCCGGCGTGCCGTTCTTCACTATCATGGTGATGGTGATCAGCTTGCAAATCGTGCTGTACTTCGGCCCCGGCTTCTGGGTTCTCTTTCAAAACGTGGGCTATCGTCCCACCCTCCGCCGCCCCCGTCGCGAGGACGTGTCCTCGCTGGTGAAATTCAGCGCGTATGTGTTTATCTTGAATTTGAGCATGATTTTGGCCGACAAGGTGGACACCACGGTTTTGGGCTTCGCTCTAGCCGATCCCGGCCCGCCCACCACGGTGTACCAAGCGGTGAGTAAACCATTTTTGTCGCTAAGGCAAATGGCCTGGATGCTCACGGGGTTGTTGGTGCCGGCGGTGGCGAGTCTCGCCGCGGCGCGGGACGATCACGGCTTGGATCGGGTCAAGTACGACGCCACCCGCGCTTTGCTCGGGGTGTTGTTGCCGCCGGTGTTGCTCGCCGGTCTGCTCGCCGGACCGTTTTTGGTGGTGTGGATGGGCGAGTCCTATCGTCAGCACGCTGGACTGATGCAGCTGTTCCTCATCGCTGCGGCTCCTCTCGCAATCTCGGGCTTGGTTCAAACCGCCATCGGCATGGGCGAGATCAAGTTCATCGCCTGGACGGCTTTGATCGGAGCGGTCATCAACCTCCCGCTGAGCTTCGTCCTAACCTGGGTTTGGAACGACGTCTCGGGTGTCATCTGGGGCACGGTGCTGACCACCTTGTTCTCCAACTTGATCGCGCCAGGATGGTATCTTTGGAGACGTTTGGAAATCGACGCCGGCGAGTTCGCCCGTCGCGCCTTGAGCGCTCCGCTGGCGGGCGTCGCCGCGTTACTGGTTGCGACCTTGGTTCTACCCTGCTGGGTGCCGTTGGAGCCGGACCAGGTTGGTTGGGCCGAACGGGTCGCCCGGCTGCTTCTCCATATCGGCGTCGGCCTGATTGCCTACGCCGCCGGTCATCTTCTGACCCCCTGGGGACGTTCCGACCTGAGGCTGTTGCGTGACCGCCTCAGCGCGCGTTCGGCCTCCAAGCAACTCGCCCCAGCCGATTCCCACGGCTCTCAACCGGCCGCCACGCTCGCCTCCCCATCCAACGTTGATTGA
- a CDS encoding Crp/Fnr family transcriptional regulator, with protein sequence MTTQANSDERLERAEVREILRSITPLRALEPARLERLLDQSHLLTLTSGQWLTRQGERDCRVFVLLRGLIEVWNAAVVPPQRLETIEPGRCFGERAVLLDEPRDRDHRASDRGPAHLLVIAGEVYLELTAQSPAFAQALGSLWRLKRGGSDPIDNFLAELRYGVSQGMIPLFRLIPRYLQLQPALHPLANDEGRIDWPALLYAVRRLPDTITRTFMLFLADEVPALYGQPQRLFQAVATATRPRATYEMLPGKAMVLLRDGLSDLLDLICCICLYAVESRKIRKRVATHERLILLGDHLEDRPNLGPTEADRRDRRVLAEMGFDERDIQGLRQIWPRDPCRHLQEMLVQHEDIAIGLRRRRDDATRRPAESWAAQIAADFRDLTGDDPHDLPPELAVHVISSNTHSVTNCLSHYLADHADRILAWGRAFRPELYQEEWSNPRDLLYALARDFLRTHPDEAARKRRLEREGGVLRRYETAFTGIQVELIDLAAVARRPVDPDLTLPDRAPAVIVNIDFAFGQQAEEILAVLILLFRRNLASVNILGKAGTLVGNRGDLLAPTAFLDQHTDQFQPLVGPQRVDFQRLRRRLPHHQLHQGPMLTVLGTLMQNRVLLNLYKNIWRCVGLEMEGFHYHNQLVRSIRRGVLSDDLAVRFLYYVSDAPLRPGESLSESLRVLEGVPPLYAVTREVLAGIFEQERQRAGQPLTPPPETPSPGWDGLETWTARSSR encoded by the coding sequence ATGACCACCCAAGCGAACTCGGACGAACGTCTTGAACGGGCCGAGGTCCGCGAGATCCTCCGAAGCATCACGCCTCTCCGGGCCCTGGAGCCGGCCCGCCTGGAACGTCTGCTCGATCAATCCCATCTCTTGACCCTCACCTCCGGTCAATGGCTCACCCGCCAGGGGGAGCGGGATTGTCGGGTGTTCGTGTTGCTGCGGGGACTCATCGAGGTTTGGAATGCGGCCGTTGTTCCTCCCCAGCGTCTTGAAACCATCGAACCAGGCCGCTGCTTTGGCGAACGGGCGGTTCTCCTCGACGAACCGCGTGACCGGGACCACCGCGCCTCGGATCGCGGGCCGGCCCATCTGCTGGTCATTGCCGGCGAAGTCTATCTCGAGCTGACCGCCCAATCGCCCGCCTTCGCTCAGGCGTTGGGCAGCCTCTGGCGGCTCAAACGCGGCGGGTCCGATCCGATCGACAACTTCCTGGCCGAACTGCGCTATGGAGTGTCGCAGGGGATGATCCCCCTGTTTCGGCTGATTCCACGCTACCTTCAGCTTCAGCCGGCGCTGCATCCCCTGGCCAACGACGAGGGACGCATCGACTGGCCAGCATTGCTGTACGCTGTGCGTCGCCTACCCGACACCATCACGCGAACTTTCATGCTGTTCCTGGCCGACGAGGTGCCCGCGCTGTACGGCCAACCCCAGCGGCTTTTCCAGGCAGTGGCCACTGCCACCCGCCCCCGCGCCACCTACGAGATGCTGCCGGGCAAGGCGATGGTGCTGCTGCGCGACGGCCTGTCCGACCTGCTAGACCTGATTTGCTGCATCTGCCTCTACGCAGTCGAATCGCGCAAAATCCGTAAACGGGTCGCCACCCATGAACGCCTGATCCTCCTGGGCGATCATCTCGAGGACCGTCCCAACCTTGGTCCCACCGAGGCCGACCGCCGCGACCGCCGCGTCCTGGCCGAGATGGGCTTCGACGAGCGGGATATTCAGGGGCTTCGACAAATCTGGCCCCGCGACCCCTGCCGTCATCTACAGGAGATGTTGGTTCAACACGAGGATATCGCCATTGGCTTACGACGGCGACGCGACGACGCAACCCGACGTCCCGCCGAAAGCTGGGCGGCCCAGATCGCCGCCGATTTCCGCGACCTCACCGGCGACGACCCCCACGACCTGCCTCCCGAACTCGCCGTCCACGTCATCAGCAGCAACACCCACTCGGTCACCAATTGCCTCAGCCACTACCTGGCCGACCACGCCGACCGCATCCTCGCCTGGGGACGTGCCTTCCGCCCAGAACTCTACCAGGAGGAATGGTCCAACCCCCGCGACCTGCTCTACGCTTTGGCTCGGGACTTCCTCCGCACCCATCCCGACGAGGCGGCCCGCAAACGCCGTCTGGAACGCGAAGGCGGGGTGTTGCGGCGCTATGAAACCGCCTTCACCGGCATCCAGGTCGAACTCATCGACCTGGCGGCCGTGGCCCGCCGTCCGGTCGATCCCGACCTGACCCTCCCCGACCGCGCCCCCGCGGTGATCGTCAACATCGACTTCGCCTTTGGACAACAGGCCGAGGAAATCCTGGCCGTCTTAATCCTGCTGTTCCGCCGCAACCTCGCCAGCGTCAATATCCTGGGCAAGGCCGGAACCCTCGTGGGCAACCGCGGCGATCTGTTGGCCCCCACCGCCTTCCTCGACCAACACACCGACCAATTCCAACCCCTCGTCGGGCCCCAACGAGTTGATTTCCAACGTCTCCGCCGCCGTCTTCCCCACCACCAACTCCACCAAGGGCCGATGCTCACCGTACTGGGGACGTTGATGCAGAATCGCGTTCTTTTGAATCTTTACAAAAACATCTGGCGCTGCGTCGGCCTGGAGATGGAGGGATTCCACTACCACAACCAACTGGTCCGCTCGATCCGTCGCGGGGTTCTCTCCGACGACTTGGCGGTGCGGTTCCTCTATTACGTCTCCGACGCCCCGCTCCGCCCGGGGGAAAGCCTCTCCGAATCGCTTCGCGTTTTGGAAGGAGTGCCGCCGTTGTACGCGGTCACTCGGGAGGTGCTGGCCGGTATCTTCGAGCAGGAACGCCAACGAGCGGGCCAACCCCTCACGCCCCCGCCCGAAACGCCGTCGCCCGGTTGGGACGGCTTGGAGACGTGGACCGCCCGCTCAAGTCGGTGA
- a CDS encoding PP2C family protein-serine/threonine phosphatase: MDSFNDPFQAITSSITPIASQDDLVTADDLDSLWRERLRQVVAMMREMSRQTDPQTMVKAYDRRMREIMPIGGRVSLSRRGLEAPWFRITRFSGWDEEINPWTQKERLPLLRGGLFAELLYGDEPDLRLHLKPDPDDPAAPYLEGFGSLAALPHYDQGVALNMTLLLRVEPDGFTWEQLPGMVWMSNLFGRATHNLVLTNQLRQVNAQLERELRTVADIQRSLLPRSLPPIPGLDLAAYYRTSRHAGGDYYDVFALPGGRYGLLIADVSGHGTPAAVVMAITHSLVHTYVEPCDNPAALLSYLNQQLTTRYTSESGMFVTAFYGVYDPATRILRSTRAGHNPPRLIRSDPDGAAGSFVVEPIEGPAGLPLGILEDQSYPCHETALKPGDVLALYTDGVTDTVAPPRDPSGRYEFYGTERLDAMLARCVQKGRGCSASGLLRMLLDDLNSFSQGAPPVDDQSLLLIKAKND, from the coding sequence ATGGACTCGTTCAACGACCCGTTTCAAGCAATCACTAGCTCAATCACCCCTATCGCCTCCCAAGACGATCTTGTGACCGCCGACGACCTCGATTCACTTTGGCGCGAGCGTTTGCGGCAGGTGGTGGCGATGATGCGCGAGATGAGCCGACAGACCGACCCTCAAACGATGGTCAAGGCGTATGACCGTCGCATGAGGGAGATAATGCCGATCGGCGGGCGCGTCTCGTTGAGCCGTCGCGGCCTGGAGGCTCCCTGGTTCCGCATCACCCGTTTCAGTGGTTGGGACGAGGAGATCAACCCCTGGACCCAGAAGGAACGCCTCCCGCTGTTGCGTGGCGGGCTATTTGCCGAATTGCTTTACGGCGACGAGCCGGATCTGCGGCTCCATCTCAAACCCGATCCTGACGACCCCGCTGCCCCTTACCTGGAGGGGTTCGGCTCCCTGGCCGCCTTGCCCCACTACGATCAGGGGGTAGCGTTGAATATGACCCTGCTGCTCCGCGTCGAACCCGACGGCTTCACCTGGGAGCAACTGCCGGGCATGGTCTGGATGAGCAACCTGTTCGGCCGGGCGACCCATAATCTGGTGCTGACTAACCAACTCCGCCAGGTCAACGCCCAGCTTGAGCGCGAATTGCGCACTGTAGCCGACATCCAACGCTCGTTACTACCGCGTTCGCTACCGCCGATTCCCGGTCTGGACCTGGCGGCCTACTACCGAACCTCGCGGCACGCCGGCGGGGACTATTACGACGTCTTCGCCCTGCCGGGCGGACGTTACGGCTTGTTGATCGCCGACGTGTCAGGCCACGGCACCCCAGCGGCCGTTGTCATGGCGATCACGCATAGCCTTGTTCATACCTATGTTGAGCCATGCGACAACCCCGCCGCGCTGCTGTCCTACCTCAATCAGCAGTTGACCACCCGCTACACCAGTGAATCGGGCATGTTCGTCACCGCGTTCTACGGCGTGTACGACCCAGCGACCCGCATCCTACGCTCGACTCGGGCGGGCCACAATCCGCCCCGCTTGATTCGATCGGACCCCGACGGCGCTGCCGGCTCGTTCGTGGTCGAACCGATCGAGGGGCCCGCTGGGCTGCCTCTGGGGATTCTGGAGGATCAATCCTACCCTTGTCACGAAACCGCATTGAAGCCTGGCGATGTGCTGGCCCTCTACACCGACGGCGTGACCGACACGGTGGCCCCGCCACGTGATCCCTCGGGCCGTTACGAATTCTACGGCACGGAACGGCTCGACGCTATGCTCGCTCGCTGTGTGCAAAAGGGAAGGGGATGCTCCGCCTCCGGACTGTTGAGGATGCTGCTCGACGACCTCAACTCCTTCTCCCAAGGCGCTCCGCCTGTGGACGACCAGAGCCTTCTGCTCATTAAGGCAAAGAACGATTGA
- the tilS gene encoding tRNA lysidine(34) synthetase TilS, with amino-acid sequence MTAPFPAGQGFWPEWGEAVVERCRGWSRRGIGPSVVVGVSGGGDSVALLRLLDAAIRAGALDWSLTVAHFHHGLRGSQADAEADAVERLAHALGWPVVVERWSDPPQGIAPAEAPLRAARLEFLARVASHHQARAVVLAHTRDDQAETVLQRVLRGCGPRGLGGIPPRRRLTQGVDLLRPLLEVPRACLRDWLTAIGQPWHDDPTNTDQHRTRAWIRHDLLPRARRHVNPQADAHLARLARHARILCRRLEHDGARLLRTCWRDHLDESTSSEEARVSLDRIRLAAAPRWLRVEALRGLWRARGWPEADMTQRHWHKLARLVETPQERSDHFPGGLRVRINRNDFVISHPCKLTLSPIESRAWDEGGFVVVASGTTVTPRGRLTIMETSPHLIASDPFLETIDADTLHLPLILRGPRPGERFDPLGMGGSTQPLNDFLRSRDVPRTERSAVVLLSDAMGIVWVVGHRIAHRVRLTSASRRGWRLKWVED; translated from the coding sequence GTGACCGCTCCGTTTCCCGCCGGGCAAGGTTTCTGGCCGGAGTGGGGCGAGGCGGTTGTCGAACGCTGCCGGGGCTGGTCGCGGCGCGGAATCGGTCCCTCGGTGGTGGTGGGCGTGTCGGGCGGGGGCGATAGCGTGGCGCTGTTGCGACTGCTCGACGCCGCGATCCGCGCCGGCGCGCTCGATTGGTCGTTGACCGTCGCCCACTTTCATCACGGTCTCCGAGGAAGTCAGGCCGACGCCGAAGCCGACGCCGTGGAGCGTCTGGCCCACGCGCTAGGCTGGCCGGTGGTCGTCGAGCGTTGGAGCGACCCGCCCCAAGGGATCGCTCCCGCCGAAGCCCCGCTTCGAGCCGCCCGCCTGGAGTTCCTCGCCCGCGTGGCGTCGCACCACCAAGCCCGCGCGGTGGTGCTGGCCCATACTCGCGACGACCAGGCCGAGACCGTTTTACAACGGGTGTTGCGCGGCTGCGGGCCCCGAGGTCTGGGCGGCATCCCGCCCCGTCGTCGTTTGACCCAAGGCGTGGACCTGCTCCGCCCTCTGCTGGAGGTTCCCCGGGCCTGCTTGCGCGACTGGTTGACCGCCATCGGCCAACCCTGGCACGATGACCCCACTAACACCGATCAACACCGCACCCGCGCCTGGATTCGTCACGATCTGTTGCCCCGCGCGCGTCGTCACGTCAACCCCCAAGCCGATGCTCATTTGGCGCGGTTGGCCCGTCACGCCCGCATTCTCTGCCGCCGACTTGAACACGACGGGGCCCGTCTCTTGAGAACATGCTGGCGCGACCACCTGGACGAATCGACGAGTTCGGAGGAAGCGAGGGTTTCCTTGGATCGGATTCGTCTGGCCGCCGCTCCGCGTTGGCTCCGGGTCGAAGCGTTGCGCGGCCTCTGGCGCGCTCGCGGTTGGCCCGAGGCCGACATGACCCAACGCCACTGGCACAAGCTAGCCCGACTGGTCGAAACCCCACAAGAGCGGAGCGATCATTTCCCCGGCGGCTTGCGGGTGCGAATCAACAGAAACGATTTCGTGATTTCTCATCCATGCAAATTGACATTGAGTCCGATCGAAAGCCGTGCCTGGGATGAGGGTGGCTTCGTGGTCGTCGCGTCGGGGACAACGGTTACTCCTCGGGGTCGTTTGACCATCATGGAGACCTCGCCCCACTTGATCGCGTCCGACCCATTTCTGGAAACGATCGACGCCGACACGTTGCATCTCCCGCTCATTTTGCGCGGGCCTCGGCCCGGCGAGCGGTTCGATCCTTTGGGTATGGGAGGCTCGACCCAGCCGTTGAACGATTTTCTGAGAAGCCGAGACGTTCCCCGCACCGAACGTTCCGCCGTGGTCCTGCTTAGCGACGCGATGGGGATCGTTTGGGTGGTGGGGCATCGGATCGCCCATCGGGTCCGGCTCACTTCGGCGTCGCGCCGGGGGTGGCGGTTGAAATGGGTTGAGGATTGA
- a CDS encoding HNH endonuclease, with the protein MQNPLRTEKYVQGLKAIRSRVSDAHRRVFVAHHAAVNRTATAKQLAARANLGGHSVVNSLYGKLGHALCDELGVTPELRPNHKNRWWSVWARGWSDSEGFVWQMLPQVAEALEKVGICAPERETSLPEEVEAPPDRTLTEGAVRQITVNAYERSRQAVRKCKERHGTACVVCGFNFGVVYGPVAEGTIHVHHLRPISEVGAEYMVNPETDLVPVCPNCHVVLHLGMGGGCRSVEEVRRLIETNRRRSEPNAAGSQ; encoded by the coding sequence ATGCAAAACCCGCTCAGGACCGAAAAATACGTCCAAGGGCTCAAGGCGATCCGGTCCCGAGTGAGCGACGCGCATCGGCGGGTCTTCGTGGCCCACCACGCGGCCGTCAACCGCACCGCCACCGCCAAGCAGCTTGCGGCGCGGGCCAATCTGGGCGGGCATTCGGTGGTCAATTCGTTGTACGGCAAACTCGGCCACGCCCTTTGCGACGAGTTGGGCGTCACACCCGAGTTGCGGCCCAACCATAAGAATCGCTGGTGGTCGGTCTGGGCGCGGGGTTGGAGCGACTCGGAGGGCTTCGTCTGGCAAATGCTCCCGCAGGTCGCCGAAGCCTTGGAGAAGGTGGGGATCTGCGCGCCGGAACGGGAGACATCGCTTCCCGAGGAGGTTGAAGCGCCTCCCGATCGGACCTTGACCGAAGGGGCGGTTCGTCAGATCACCGTCAATGCTTATGAGCGGTCCCGCCAGGCGGTCAGGAAGTGCAAGGAAAGGCACGGAACCGCCTGCGTGGTGTGCGGCTTCAATTTCGGAGTGGTGTATGGTCCCGTTGCGGAGGGGACGATTCATGTTCATCATCTTCGACCGATTTCGGAGGTGGGGGCCGAATACATGGTGAATCCGGAGACCGATTTGGTGCCGGTATGCCCCAACTGCCATGTGGTTTTGCATTTGGGGATGGGGGGCGGATGCCGGAGCGTCGAAGAGGTGCGGCGGCTGATCGAAACCAACCGGCGGCGCTCCGAACCCAACGCGGCCGGCTCCCAGTGA
- a CDS encoding CAP domain-containing protein — translation MVRSWSFVDAAPARFPSRGFRLEPRRHATIPLLLALTSEAGIAPAYAQRRDPSGLEPARILHEHNRLRVAEGLEPLAASPVLQRIARDYALELARRQMIDHVGEDGSTLTDRAAKGGYLFTAIGENLAFGHQNVKSLMHDWMHSPSHRANILQPAYTQAGIGFARDTRGLLYVVVNFGAPRQPVTEGRVVSAHSASNPSDAGKPSPSPTALLKQAIDTLRAQEGAAPLTISPLLTRAAGLHAYDLAQRSLASPVGSDGATVSKRVRDLGYRPRIVAQLVARGGATAEEVITRWSESAGPRRLLLDDHKEIGLARVEDDQGVPHWCVVLADPQTPPSTAPRSTPESGFSAETVSPSHHP, via the coding sequence GTGGTCCGGAGTTGGAGTTTCGTCGATGCCGCTCCCGCACGGTTCCCATCACGCGGCTTCCGCCTGGAACCTCGCCGCCACGCCACAATTCCCCTCCTCCTCGCTTTGACCTCGGAGGCCGGGATCGCCCCAGCTTACGCCCAACGACGCGATCCCTCCGGTCTGGAACCCGCCCGCATCCTGCATGAACACAACCGCCTCCGGGTCGCCGAGGGGTTGGAGCCGCTCGCCGCTAGCCCGGTCCTCCAACGCATCGCCCGTGACTACGCCCTAGAATTGGCGCGCCGTCAGATGATCGACCATGTGGGCGAGGATGGCTCCACACTCACCGACCGCGCTGCCAAGGGAGGATACCTCTTCACTGCGATCGGCGAAAATCTCGCGTTCGGTCATCAGAATGTCAAAAGTCTTATGCATGATTGGATGCACAGCCCTAGTCACCGAGCCAACATTTTGCAACCCGCTTATACCCAAGCGGGAATTGGGTTCGCGCGGGACACGCGTGGTCTGCTGTACGTCGTGGTCAACTTTGGCGCACCCCGCCAACCCGTGACCGAAGGTCGCGTTGTTTCAGCCCATTCCGCGTCCAACCCATCCGACGCCGGAAAGCCCTCGCCTTCGCCCACGGCTCTCTTGAAACAGGCGATCGACACCTTGCGCGCCCAAGAAGGAGCCGCGCCCTTAACCATCTCGCCTCTTCTCACCCGCGCTGCTGGTCTGCACGCCTACGACCTGGCTCAACGCAGTCTGGCCTCGCCCGTGGGCAGCGACGGAGCGACCGTCTCGAAACGGGTCCGCGACCTAGGTTACCGACCCCGTATCGTCGCCCAACTCGTCGCGCGGGGAGGCGCGACGGCCGAAGAGGTCATCACACGCTGGTCCGAATCGGCTGGGCCACGCCGCCTCTTGCTGGACGATCACAAGGAAATTGGTCTCGCCCGCGTCGAGGACGATCAAGGAGTGCCCCACTGGTGCGTGGTCCTGGCCGATCCCCAGACCCCTCCCTCAACCGCGCCACGCTCCACCCCCGAATCAGGTTTCAGCGCGGAGACGGTGTCGCCTTCACACCATCCTTGA
- a CDS encoding ArnT family glycosyltransferase has protein sequence MQPRCESNSKTKTKTEARFQRGALALIAATLVVRLVAAATVGPGNDEAYHVLYAWHLDWSYFDHPPMLGWLGRLGLELWGDPRSLLGLRLGFVLLFAATTWLMYRLTARRWGARAGFAAAVWLNAIGYYGGASGLFALPDGPFAFFWLAMLDRLAAVQEQPERHGVWLVAGLAWGGALLSKYIAAALPLGVVLWLMCDTRARALVARNLRGPLLFALGGLIAFSPTLGWNAVHGWVSFAFQGGRAVGWTSLRPDALGLALAGLAAYLFPWMLAVLLTAAAATLRELKANPRALTSPPLTSNNPEPSPGPPTTGRPPDSLDTLLLCLAAVVIGFFLMLACVKPILPHWTMIGWLSLVPLAGRWTDRRWATHPVRTRRLLTAALAAWAVVMGVAIVQARWTPLPLGRLDPLADHVGYPQVAAQLRARGLADPDRVFWFTRRWFSAGHLALASGGDLEVTCFHDHDARGFVFWNDPNATLGRDGVLVSESSRTDQERNAYAPYFEAFEPLGRVTATQRGRVVRTLELTLFRRQLKPFPIGPRPE, from the coding sequence ATGCAACCTCGCTGCGAGTCGAACTCGAAGACCAAGACCAAAACCGAGGCACGGTTCCAGCGCGGCGCGCTCGCGCTGATCGCCGCGACCCTGGTGGTTCGCCTGGTCGCCGCGGCGACCGTCGGGCCGGGTAACGACGAGGCGTACCACGTGCTTTACGCCTGGCACCTCGATTGGAGCTACTTCGATCATCCGCCCATGTTGGGCTGGCTGGGCCGCCTGGGATTGGAACTCTGGGGCGACCCGCGTTCCCTCTTGGGATTGCGTCTGGGGTTCGTGCTCCTGTTCGCGGCGACGACCTGGCTGATGTATCGACTGACAGCGCGGCGTTGGGGAGCGCGGGCCGGGTTCGCGGCGGCGGTCTGGCTCAACGCGATCGGCTACTACGGCGGAGCCTCCGGCCTCTTCGCGCTGCCCGACGGCCCGTTCGCCTTCTTCTGGTTGGCGATGCTCGATCGTCTGGCGGCCGTTCAGGAGCAGCCCGAACGTCATGGCGTTTGGTTGGTCGCGGGACTCGCCTGGGGTGGCGCGCTGCTCTCCAAGTACATCGCCGCGGCCCTCCCGCTGGGGGTGGTCCTCTGGCTGATGTGCGACACGCGCGCCCGCGCGCTGGTGGCCCGCAACCTTCGGGGCCCCTTGCTCTTTGCGCTCGGGGGGCTGATCGCGTTTTCCCCGACCCTGGGTTGGAACGCCGTCCACGGCTGGGTCTCGTTCGCCTTCCAGGGAGGGCGCGCGGTCGGTTGGACCAGCCTCAGACCCGACGCCCTGGGACTGGCCCTGGCGGGACTCGCCGCCTACCTCTTCCCCTGGATGCTCGCGGTTCTTCTGACTGCCGCGGCCGCAACCCTGCGTGAACTCAAAGCCAATCCCCGCGCGCTCACATCCCCACCTTTGACATCCAACAATCCCGAGCCTTCTCCAGGTCCCCCGACGACGGGACGCCCCCCCGACTCGCTGGACACGCTTCTTCTCTGTCTCGCGGCGGTGGTAATCGGGTTTTTCCTGATGTTGGCCTGCGTCAAGCCGATTCTGCCCCACTGGACCATGATCGGCTGGCTGAGTCTGGTCCCCCTGGCCGGACGTTGGACCGACCGCCGTTGGGCCACCCACCCCGTCCGCACCCGACGACTTCTCACCGCCGCGCTCGCCGCCTGGGCGGTCGTCATGGGAGTGGCGATCGTACAAGCCCGCTGGACTCCTTTGCCGCTGGGACGACTCGACCCTCTCGCCGACCACGTTGGTTATCCCCAGGTCGCCGCCCAACTCCGCGCCCGGGGACTGGCCGACCCCGACCGCGTTTTCTGGTTCACCCGCCGTTGGTTCAGCGCCGGCCATCTCGCTCTCGCCTCGGGAGGCGATCTAGAAGTCACCTGTTTTCATGACCACGACGCCCGCGGCTTCGTTTTCTGGAACGACCCCAACGCCACCCTAGGCCGCGACGGCGTCCTTGTTTCGGAGTCCTCCCGAACCGATCAGGAACGAAATGCCTACGCCCCCTACTTCGAGGCGTTCGAACCACTGGGCCGCGTTACGGCGACCCAGCGAGGCCGGGTCGTCCGTACCCTAGAACTCACTTTGTTCCGCCGCCAACTCAAACCGTTTCCGATCGGTCCCCGTCCTGAATGA